The Streptomyces sp. NBC_01363 region TTGAGCCACTTGTCGATCGCGGCCTTCTCCCTGGACTCGCCACGCGGCCAGAGCCGGTCGACGAGGACGCGGGTGCCGTCGCCTTCCTCCTTCGGCTCGTACACCCGGCGTACGCGTACCTCGCTGCTGCCCACGGTCGGCCCTCCTGTCGGCTGCGGTCGGCTGCTGCCTGGGCCCAGGATCGCTCAGGCCCGAACGTCCCGCCACGCCGCCGGGATCGCCTCCGCGACGTCCTGGGCGGCGACGGGCGAGCCGTCGGAGGCGTGGCGGGCGGCGAGTCCGTGCAGATGGGCGCCGGCCGACGCGGCGTCACGCGGGGCGAGGCCCGCGGCCAGCAGGGAGCCGGTCAGTCCGGAGAGGACGTCGCCGCTGCCGGCCGTGGCCAGCCAGGAGGTGCCGGTCGGATTGACCCGTACGGGAGTGTCCGGGTCGTCGGTGGCGACCAAGGTCGTCGACCCCTTGAGCAGGACCGTGGCGCGGTAGCGGGCGGCCAGCTCCCGTACGGCGGCGAGCCGCCCCGCCTCGACCTCCTCGCGCGCCACGCCGAGCAGCGCGGCGGCCTCACCGGCGTGCGGGGTGAGCACGGTGGGCGCGGTGCGCGCGCGTACGGCACCGGTGTCCAGCAGCCGCAGCCCGTCCGCGTCCACCAGCACCGCGACGTCCGCCGCCAGCACGTCCCGGACCCCCTCGGCGGCCTCCGCGCCGTCACCGAGTCCGGGCCCGACGACCCAGGCCTGCACCCGCCCCGCCTTCGACGGCGGCCCCGCGTGGACCAGCGTCTCCGGATGACGGGCGATCACCGCGTCCGCGCCCGGACCGACGTACCGCACGGCCCCCGCGCCGCCCCGCAGCGCCCCGGAGACGGCCAGCACCGCCGCGCCCGGGTACCGCGCGGAACCGGCGACGATGCCGACGACCCCGCGCCGGTACTTGTCGCTCTCGGCGCCGGGGACGGGCAGCAGCGCGGCGACGTCCGCGTACTGGAGCGCCTCCAGGTCGGGTACGTCCGGCAGTTCGGACCCGAGCCCGATGTCGACGAGGCGCAGCGCGCCGGCCCGTTCGGCGGCCGGGTCGACGAGCAGGCCCGGCTTGTACGTGCCGAAGGTGACGGTCGCGTCGGCGCGCACCGCCTCGCCGGGCACCTCGCCGGTGTCGGCCTCGACCCCGCTGGG contains the following coding sequences:
- a CDS encoding NAD(P)H-hydrate dehydratase, producing the protein MRTAYSVQTVRAAERALMARLPEGALMQRAAAGLAAACADVLRRRGRVYGARVVLLVGSGDNGGDALYAGARLARRGAGVRAVLTSPDRAHEGGLAALLAAGGRVAEGADAWGGHIDLVVDGITGIGGRGGLRPGAAELVRAFAATGAPLVAVDLPSGVEADTGEVPGEAVRADATVTFGTYKPGLLVDPAAERAGALRLVDIGLGSELPDVPDLEALQYADVAALLPVPGAESDKYRRGVVGIVAGSARYPGAAVLAVSGALRGGAGAVRYVGPGADAVIARHPETLVHAGPPSKAGRVQAWVVGPGLGDGAEAAEGVRDVLAADVAVLVDADGLRLLDTGAVRARTAPTVLTPHAGEAAALLGVAREEVEAGRLAAVRELAARYRATVLLKGSTTLVATDDPDTPVRVNPTGTSWLATAGSGDVLSGLTGSLLAAGLAPRDAASAGAHLHGLAARHASDGSPVAAQDVAEAIPAAWRDVRA